The following are from one region of the Treponema denticola genome:
- a CDS encoding hemerythrin family protein, with amino-acid sequence MSEIKGFEWEDSLSVGYNTIDLHHKKLLTIMGQFKDLFDLPQEEYKLKIGKILKNLSDYTYYHFEEEEKVMKEYGYPDLKEHAEIHKSFIKKIREAIVPLASGNIETGLQFYDFLGRWLVEHIAGADHDWAEYIHKEHPDAQF; translated from the coding sequence ATGAGTGAAATTAAAGGTTTTGAGTGGGAAGACTCATTAAGCGTAGGGTATAATACAATAGATTTACATCATAAAAAACTTTTAACCATCATGGGGCAATTTAAAGATTTGTTCGACTTGCCTCAAGAAGAATACAAACTAAAAATCGGTAAAATACTGAAAAATTTATCCGACTATACATATTATCACTTTGAAGAAGAAGAAAAAGTAATGAAAGAGTATGGTTATCCCGATTTAAAAGAACATGCAGAAATACATAAATCTTTTATAAAAAAAATAAGAGAAGCGATTGTGCCTTTAGCCTCCGGAAATATCGAAACGGGACTTCAATTTTACGATTTTTTGGGCAGGTGGCTTGTTGAACATATAGCCGGAGCCGATCACGACTGGGCGGAATACATCCATAAAGAACATCCCGACGCCCAATTTTAA
- a CDS encoding Rpn family recombination-promoting nuclease/putative transposase yields MTQLFKITLRNDYAFKRVFGVEENKDVLQDLLECILDIPPERIAGLELLDKEFHKDSISDKTGVLDVKLLLKNNTIIDIEIQNRWNSEFVQRTIFYWAKMYTENLKAGEVYTKLPKCITINIVGEGFDLNNLLHSEYNVVEKHLNERLSDELEIHFLNLAKVKDDENIEQDEKKKKLYNWLRFIETNDREVRNMLAQESPIMAKANATINIMEMSPKEKWLYENRMKYEHDKASWKHVGYQEGVLQGEIKGRQEGFFDGAYQKALETAVAFKRMGIDIEKIAEGTGLSKEEVEKL; encoded by the coding sequence ATGACACAACTATTTAAAATAACACTCCGCAACGACTATGCTTTTAAAAGAGTCTTTGGAGTTGAAGAAAACAAAGATGTTCTTCAGGATTTGCTGGAATGTATTTTAGACATTCCGCCTGAAAGAATCGCAGGCTTGGAGCTTCTGGATAAGGAGTTTCATAAAGATTCGATAAGCGATAAAACCGGAGTTTTAGACGTAAAATTACTCCTAAAGAACAACACAATTATCGACATCGAAATTCAAAACAGGTGGAACAGCGAGTTTGTTCAGCGTACCATCTTTTACTGGGCTAAAATGTACACTGAAAACTTAAAAGCAGGCGAAGTGTATACAAAACTGCCTAAATGTATTACAATAAACATAGTGGGTGAAGGCTTTGATTTAAACAATCTTTTACATAGCGAGTATAATGTGGTAGAAAAGCACCTAAACGAAAGGCTTTCCGATGAGCTTGAAATCCACTTTTTAAACTTAGCCAAAGTTAAAGACGATGAAAACATTGAGCAGGATGAGAAGAAAAAGAAACTTTACAACTGGCTGAGATTTATCGAAACCAATGATAGGGAGGTACGTAATATGCTGGCACAAGAATCACCTATAATGGCAAAAGCCAATGCAACAATAAACATAATGGAAATGAGCCCAAAAGAGAAGTGGCTCTATGAAAACCGTATGAAATATGAACATGACAAGGCTTCTTGGAAACATGTTGGTTATCAAGAAGGAGTTTTGCAGGGAGAAATAAAGGGCAGACAAGAAGGCTTCTTCGATGGTGCCTACCAAAAAGCTCTTGAAACAGCGGTTGCATTTAAGAGAATGGGTATTGATATCGAAAAAATAGCTGAAGGAACGGGGCTTAGTAAAGAAGAGGTGGAAAAACTATAA
- a CDS encoding transposon-encoded TnpW family protein, with product MGSPRGKTSYEVVVHLSENATKTMQDKMILIKKSLTSSHRLGWLNL from the coding sequence ATAGGATCACCAAGAGGAAAGACCTCCTATGAGGTTGTTGTCCACTTAAGCGAAAATGCAACTAAAACAATGCAAGATAAGATGATTTTGATTAAAAAGTCTTTAACAAGCAGCCACAGGCTCGGTTGGCTGAATTTATAG
- a CDS encoding ASCH domain-containing protein, whose protein sequence is MSDKIKEFWIKFCNEKKLPKDTKYEAWSFGNTKEMADELAKLVNCNIKTATTSAFELYEIGEDIPQVGEYNIILNGSEEPVCITQTKVVYIMPYNLITPEHAWHEGEGDRSYQYWREVHDSFFCEEYKSVGKNFYEQAPMLCEVFEKVY, encoded by the coding sequence ATGAGTGATAAAATAAAAGAGTTTTGGATTAAATTTTGTAATGAAAAGAAATTGCCGAAAGATACAAAATATGAAGCTTGGAGTTTCGGCAATACAAAAGAGATGGCTGATGAATTGGCAAAATTAGTGAATTGTAACATCAAGACAGCTACGACCTCAGCATTTGAACTATATGAAATTGGAGAGGATATACCGCAGGTGGGAGAGTATAATATTATTCTCAATGGTTCAGAAGAGCCGGTATGTATTACGCAAACAAAGGTAGTGTATATCATGCCTTATAACTTAATTACACCGGAACATGCATGGCATGAAGGCGAAGGGGATAGGAGCTATCAATATTGGAGAGAGGTTCATGACAGCTTTTTTTGTGAAGAATATAAATCGGTTGGCAAAAATTTTTATGAACAAGCTCCTATGTTATGCGAAGTGTTTGAAAAAGTCTATTAG
- the tkt gene encoding transketolase, translating to MKNELEAIALSIRSLSMDAIEKANSGHPGLPLGAAELGAALYAKILKHNPKNPDWKDRDRFVLSAGHGSMLLYSALHISGYDVSIEDIKSFRQLGSKCPGHPEYGDTPGVETTTGPLGQGISTAVGMAIAEKMLAARFNTAEHKIVDHYTYALVGEGCLMEGVSSESSSLAGHLKLGKLIVYYDENKITIDGSTDLTFTENIEERYKAYGWQVLRGSMYSFEDIERLTLEAKKDERPTLIILKSVIGQGAPTVAGKNKAHGAPLGKDGIAEAKKNLLLEGKGDFYVAEEAYAFFKKRNEELAFAEAEWNKTFEVWSKANPEKRKEWDFSFAQGGADEALVKSVKLPEFKKDESIATRAASKKALNEFAKVLPNLVGGSADLEGPNAVGLDGISAFSHQNPSGRYIYFGIREFAMGTITNGIQLHGGFRAFCATFLVFADYLRPALRLAALMKLPSIYVFTHDSIFVGEDGPTHQPIELLASLRAIPNVLVLRPADAEETGEAWKQALLHKDGPVCLILSRQNLPVLEKSDLFWRESIKNGAYIVKDVEASACGCTVGKPERIPDVTVLATGSEVSMAVKAASLVKDKKVRVVSVMSKERFENSPKDFKHGVLGGCKKHIRVITAEAGVAQGWEGWTGCKCDNFSIERFGTSAPGAKVAEHLGFTSENLAKLIEKN from the coding sequence ATGAAAAACGAACTGGAAGCTATTGCTCTTTCAATCAGAAGTCTTTCGATGGACGCAATCGAAAAAGCCAACTCAGGGCATCCCGGGCTCCCTTTGGGAGCTGCCGAATTGGGTGCTGCCCTGTATGCTAAAATCTTAAAACACAATCCTAAAAATCCGGATTGGAAAGACAGGGACCGCTTTGTGCTTTCTGCAGGCCACGGTTCGATGCTTTTGTATTCAGCCTTACATATTTCAGGCTACGATGTTTCCATCGAAGATATAAAAAGTTTTAGGCAGCTTGGCTCCAAATGTCCGGGGCATCCCGAATACGGCGACACTCCCGGTGTTGAAACCACCACAGGGCCCTTGGGTCAAGGAATTTCTACAGCCGTAGGTATGGCTATTGCCGAAAAAATGCTTGCCGCCCGCTTTAACACAGCCGAGCATAAAATAGTAGACCATTATACTTATGCCCTTGTAGGGGAGGGCTGTTTGATGGAGGGCGTTTCCTCCGAAAGCTCCAGTTTGGCAGGCCACTTAAAATTAGGAAAGCTCATCGTTTATTATGATGAAAATAAGATTACAATTGACGGTTCGACCGACTTAACATTTACCGAAAACATCGAAGAAAGGTACAAGGCCTACGGCTGGCAGGTATTGCGCGGCTCTATGTACTCCTTTGAAGATATTGAACGCCTGACTCTTGAAGCCAAAAAAGATGAAAGGCCGACCCTTATAATATTAAAGTCCGTTATAGGGCAGGGGGCTCCGACGGTTGCAGGCAAAAACAAGGCACACGGCGCTCCCTTAGGAAAAGACGGCATTGCCGAAGCCAAGAAAAATCTTTTACTCGAAGGAAAAGGCGATTTTTATGTTGCAGAAGAGGCTTATGCTTTCTTTAAAAAGAGAAATGAAGAGCTTGCTTTTGCCGAAGCCGAATGGAATAAAACCTTTGAAGTCTGGTCAAAGGCCAATCCCGAAAAAAGAAAAGAATGGGATTTTTCCTTTGCCCAAGGCGGAGCTGATGAAGCCCTTGTAAAATCGGTAAAGCTCCCCGAATTCAAAAAAGATGAAAGCATTGCAACCCGTGCCGCTTCAAAAAAAGCCTTAAACGAGTTTGCAAAAGTTCTTCCCAACCTTGTAGGCGGTTCTGCCGACTTGGAAGGCCCCAATGCCGTAGGCTTGGACGGAATTTCAGCCTTTTCTCATCAAAATCCTTCGGGAAGATATATTTATTTCGGTATCAGGGAATTTGCAATGGGGACAATCACAAACGGCATTCAGCTTCACGGAGGTTTTAGGGCATTTTGTGCGACCTTCTTGGTCTTTGCCGATTATTTACGCCCGGCACTCCGCCTTGCTGCCCTGATGAAGCTTCCTTCAATCTATGTATTTACCCATGATTCAATCTTTGTAGGGGAGGACGGCCCAACCCATCAGCCCATAGAACTTTTAGCCTCATTGCGGGCTATTCCGAATGTGCTTGTTTTACGCCCTGCCGATGCGGAGGAAACAGGGGAAGCATGGAAGCAGGCTCTCTTACACAAGGACGGCCCCGTATGCTTAATCTTGAGCCGCCAAAATTTACCTGTCTTGGAAAAGAGCGATCTTTTTTGGAGGGAATCGATTAAAAACGGTGCATACATTGTAAAGGATGTAGAGGCTTCGGCCTGCGGCTGTACGGTAGGCAAGCCTGAGAGAATTCCTGATGTAACTGTCTTGGCTACGGGTTCCGAGGTAAGTATGGCAGTAAAGGCTGCAAGTCTTGTAAAGGATAAAAAGGTCAGAGTTGTTTCCGTTATGTCGAAAGAAAGGTTTGAAAACTCGCCTAAGGATTTTAAACATGGAGTTTTAGGCGGATGTAAAAAGCATATCCGTGTTATTACCGCAGAGGCCGGAGTCGCCCAAGGCTGGGAAGGCTGGACAGGCTGCAAGTGTGATAATTTTTCGATTGAGCGCTTCGGCACCTCAGCCCCCGGAGCCAAGGTCGCAGAACACCTAGGCTTTACGTCAGAAAACTTGGCAAAGCTGATAGAGAAAAATTAA
- a CDS encoding TldD/PmbA family protein produces the protein MKQKMSKFLADSKPVLKKLIEELSKEFEYVSILGTDSKGKSYSVRKTAVSVGDSFSTERGFVLRVYNGLGYSEYSFDVIDAENIKKEIRRIAKTDIEFLKSKNLERIKYPVIEEEALAKSFYSEVKESFDSMNDEQKIKRLESVMKKGFDYCPEMIDFQVRYEEVSVCKIFLSQKKDLEQAYAYAISYLIPYLKKGEAVKYSYQAFSGNCGMEILHEVEGNIKKSIDATKELLDAERIKPGVYDIICKQNVTGLIAHEAFGHGVEMDMFVKNRAKAKEFIGKKVASEITDMHDGAAAAEQVSSYLFDDEGVLAQDTQIIEKGILKRGICDTLSALSLGIKPTGNGKRESFERKAYTRMTNTFFSTKNSSLDEMIKSVDSGYFLDGYFSGMEDPKNWGIQCAVEKGYEIKDGKLTGKIVGPIFLTGYVPELLSSISMISGDEDFELGGSGFCGKGYKEYVRTSAGGGYIKARGRLG, from the coding sequence ATGAAGCAAAAGATGAGTAAGTTTTTAGCGGACAGTAAACCTGTCTTAAAAAAACTGATAGAAGAGCTTTCTAAAGAATTTGAGTATGTTTCGATTTTGGGGACTGACTCAAAGGGAAAATCTTATTCGGTACGCAAAACGGCTGTTTCGGTTGGAGATTCTTTTTCGACTGAAAGGGGTTTTGTCTTGCGGGTTTATAACGGTCTGGGATATTCGGAGTATTCTTTTGATGTAATTGATGCTGAAAATATCAAAAAAGAAATCAGGCGTATTGCAAAAACCGATATTGAGTTTTTAAAATCGAAAAACCTTGAAAGAATTAAGTATCCCGTAATCGAGGAAGAGGCTTTAGCAAAAAGCTTTTATTCCGAAGTAAAAGAAAGCTTTGATTCGATGAATGACGAGCAAAAAATAAAAAGGCTTGAATCCGTAATGAAAAAGGGATTTGACTATTGCCCCGAAATGATAGATTTTCAGGTCAGGTATGAAGAGGTTTCCGTTTGCAAAATTTTCCTTTCGCAAAAAAAAGATTTGGAACAGGCCTATGCTTATGCAATTTCTTATCTTATTCCTTATTTAAAAAAGGGCGAGGCTGTAAAGTACAGCTACCAAGCTTTTTCGGGAAACTGCGGTATGGAAATTTTACACGAGGTTGAAGGCAATATCAAAAAAAGCATTGATGCAACAAAGGAGCTTTTGGATGCCGAAAGGATTAAGCCGGGAGTTTACGATATTATCTGTAAGCAAAATGTTACGGGCCTTATAGCTCATGAAGCTTTCGGCCATGGGGTCGAGATGGATATGTTCGTTAAAAACCGTGCAAAGGCTAAGGAGTTTATCGGCAAGAAGGTTGCTTCCGAAATTACCGATATGCACGACGGAGCTGCCGCTGCGGAGCAGGTTTCTTCATATCTTTTTGATGATGAAGGAGTCTTGGCCCAAGATACGCAGATTATCGAAAAAGGAATTTTAAAGCGGGGAATCTGCGACACCCTTTCGGCCTTGAGCTTAGGTATAAAACCCACAGGCAACGGAAAAAGGGAATCCTTTGAGCGCAAGGCCTACACCCGAATGACCAACACCTTTTTCAGTACAAAAAATTCTTCCCTCGATGAGATGATAAAATCGGTCGATTCGGGCTATTTTTTGGACGGCTATTTTAGCGGAATGGAAGACCCTAAAAACTGGGGTATTCAATGTGCGGTCGAAAAGGGATACGAAATAAAGGACGGAAAACTTACAGGTAAAATAGTCGGCCCGATTTTTTTGACCGGCTATGTTCCCGAACTTCTTTCCTCGATTTCTATGATTTCAGGCGATGAAGACTTTGAGCTCGGCGGTTCAGGTTTTTGCGGAAAGGGTTATAAAGAATATGTAAGAACCTCTGCAGGAGGCGGATATATTAAAGCACGCGGGAGACTTGGATAA
- a CDS encoding metallopeptidase TldD-related protein, translated as MKDKIISILKNKKNIDGYRLVLTKIRSGEMFLVRDKMDMNRAKNVLHTSLTVYKDFEEAGKKYRGSADVSLSPTMDEEEINKKIEEAAFAAQFVKNEWYPLSRPSSEKPFSISSSFDTENLNEELVKIQKAIYKKRDTKAEINSTEIFIDNMEVQILNSEGVDVRFKKYKGYIEVITDCSIGKEEVEIYGDNSFSTESEKLIDNMVSEQLKETEERALAEKAKHLKSVNVIITNTAAASFFDFYISQASASMVYTKSSAAKLGENFQGSGVKGDKLNIKLVPNMAGSPYSAPYDGDGLLLKEHELYKDGIVKTYHGSIKFAHYLNVEPTGNIVNFEVGAGAKTEADLKKEPYVEILTFSDFFQDEVTGDFGGEFRLARYFDGKALHIINNGSISGNMFDAQKEFYFSKERVQHSNYLGPKSIMIPNMEVLGD; from the coding sequence ATGAAAGATAAGATAATTTCTATTTTAAAGAATAAAAAAAACATAGACGGATACAGGCTTGTTCTTACAAAGATAAGATCGGGCGAAATGTTTTTGGTAAGGGATAAGATGGATATGAACCGTGCAAAAAATGTTCTTCATACTTCGCTCACGGTTTATAAAGATTTTGAAGAAGCCGGTAAAAAATACAGAGGTTCTGCCGATGTAAGCCTTTCGCCCACAATGGACGAAGAGGAAATAAACAAAAAAATTGAAGAGGCTGCTTTTGCCGCTCAATTTGTTAAAAACGAATGGTATCCTCTTAGCCGTCCTTCTTCCGAAAAGCCCTTTAGTATTTCTTCTTCATTCGATACCGAAAACTTAAATGAAGAATTGGTCAAGATTCAAAAGGCAATTTATAAAAAGCGGGATACGAAAGCCGAAATCAATTCTACCGAAATTTTTATCGACAACATGGAAGTTCAAATATTAAACTCCGAAGGTGTGGATGTTCGGTTTAAAAAATACAAGGGCTATATTGAAGTTATAACGGATTGTTCTATCGGTAAAGAAGAAGTTGAAATTTACGGGGACAATTCTTTTTCGACTGAAAGTGAAAAGCTCATAGATAATATGGTTTCGGAGCAATTAAAGGAAACTGAAGAAAGGGCTCTCGCCGAAAAGGCCAAGCACCTTAAGTCGGTCAATGTAATAATCACAAATACGGCCGCCGCTTCTTTTTTTGACTTTTATATTTCGCAAGCCTCCGCTTCGATGGTTTATACAAAGTCTTCCGCTGCTAAGTTGGGAGAAAACTTTCAAGGAAGCGGGGTAAAAGGAGATAAGCTTAATATCAAGCTCGTTCCCAATATGGCGGGTTCTCCTTATTCTGCCCCCTATGACGGGGACGGTCTTCTTTTAAAAGAGCACGAGCTTTATAAGGACGGCATCGTAAAAACTTACCACGGCTCTATAAAGTTTGCTCATTACTTGAATGTAGAACCTACGGGCAATATAGTAAATTTTGAAGTCGGTGCAGGAGCTAAAACGGAAGCCGACCTAAAAAAAGAGCCCTATGTCGAAATATTAACCTTTTCCGATTTTTTTCAGGATGAGGTAACCGGAGACTTCGGCGGCGAGTTCAGGCTTGCCCGCTATTTTGACGGGAAGGCTCTGCACATAATAAATAACGGCTCGATTTCGGGAAATATGTTTGATGCCCAAAAAGAATTTTATTTTTCAAAGGAAAGGGTGCAGCATTCAAACTATCTCGGTCCTAAAAGCATTATGATTCCGAATATGGAAGTCTTGGGAGATTAG
- a CDS encoding ATP-binding cassette domain-containing protein: MSIFKLILSKKKELLIITLFMILAQLLSQGIPTLIKFISDNFLDSPPLIILALAGGLTAAGFVQYFSDYLADKYYWKFTNGIGLELLKEFLMIVMNSKTLVFSKMSPDELSRMATSDIQQLKEAVIKQYFISISTVIKVLTLLLFVLLLDYKLGLITILWYILFYCVSKKLVDKISKDRINERANYTEVMALAKDAVYGNFDLKYYASYNGFFKHLEKINKKYISSHISLMLTSSQSRYLKYIGNFTSIAIIICYKTFISPDVSTGTVLAMYMYSMNYAAVFNSILTLRTYSKDVKALKKPVEDFFKLAKEKENDASIICKEINNIKLKNLSVSYDDKNIFSSFNCEFTKHNVYLINGKSGAGKTSLINALLGEIDYKGSILFNDVRFENIDRNSLKEKIGIIHQNIYLIGGTVKENILLFNDRYSDAELETAAKIAGIKDLTQHIGTSEIDKVSGGERKRIALARLMLNIAEKDLIILDETFANLDINSIHSILTQVLNKSKDKILIIISHDEAVQKFLSGNTDLRILKIGSE, from the coding sequence ATGTCGATATTTAAGTTAATACTGTCTAAGAAAAAAGAGTTATTAATAATTACGCTCTTTATGATACTGGCCCAGCTATTGTCGCAAGGAATTCCCACCTTAATAAAATTTATTTCGGATAATTTTCTTGATAGTCCGCCTTTAATAATTTTAGCTTTGGCGGGAGGCTTGACAGCAGCAGGATTTGTACAATATTTTTCGGATTATTTGGCGGATAAATATTATTGGAAATTTACAAACGGTATCGGTTTGGAATTGTTAAAAGAATTTTTAATGATAGTGATGAACAGTAAAACTTTAGTGTTTTCTAAAATGAGCCCTGATGAGCTGTCAAGGATGGCAACAAGCGATATTCAACAATTAAAAGAAGCTGTAATTAAGCAGTATTTTATATCTATAAGTACTGTCATTAAAGTGCTGACCTTATTATTATTTGTTTTGTTATTGGATTATAAATTGGGCTTGATAACAATTCTTTGGTATATACTTTTTTATTGTGTAAGTAAAAAACTTGTAGATAAAATAAGCAAGGATAGAATAAATGAAAGAGCTAATTATACGGAGGTAATGGCTTTAGCAAAGGATGCCGTATATGGAAATTTCGATTTAAAATATTACGCTTCCTATAACGGCTTTTTTAAGCATTTGGAAAAAATCAATAAAAAATATATTTCGTCTCATATTTCTCTTATGCTGACCAGCTCTCAATCCCGTTATTTAAAGTATATCGGTAATTTTACAAGTATCGCTATTATTATCTGCTATAAAACTTTTATTTCGCCCGATGTAAGTACGGGTACCGTATTGGCAATGTATATGTATTCTATGAACTACGCTGCCGTCTTTAATAGTATTTTAACATTAAGAACTTATTCAAAAGATGTTAAAGCCTTAAAAAAGCCTGTAGAAGATTTTTTTAAACTGGCAAAGGAAAAAGAAAATGATGCTTCTATCATTTGCAAAGAAATAAATAATATAAAACTCAAAAACTTGAGTGTTTCTTATGACGATAAAAATATATTCAGCAGTTTTAATTGCGAATTTACAAAACATAATGTTTATTTAATAAACGGTAAAAGCGGAGCAGGAAAGACAAGTTTAATCAATGCTCTTTTGGGAGAAATCGATTATAAAGGTTCTATTCTTTTTAATGATGTTCGGTTTGAAAACATCGATAGAAATTCGTTAAAAGAAAAAATAGGAATTATTCATCAAAATATATATTTAATCGGCGGAACAGTCAAAGAAAATATTTTATTGTTTAATGATAGGTACTCTGATGCCGAGCTTGAGACGGCAGCAAAAATTGCGGGTATTAAAGATTTAACACAGCACATAGGTACAAGTGAAATTGATAAGGTTTCAGGAGGAGAGAGAAAGCGGATTGCTTTGGCCCGTCTGATGCTGAACATTGCGGAAAAGGATTTAATTATTTTAGATGAAACATTTGCTAATTTGGATATAAATTCTATTCACTCAATTTTAACCCAAGTCCTTAATAAATCTAAGGATAAGATTTTAATTATCATATCACATGATGAAGCGGTACAAAAATTTCTTAGTGGCAATACAGATTTAAGGATATTAAAAATTGGAAGTGAATAA
- a CDS encoding helicase HerA-like domain-containing protein: MEKGIFIGVGENRVELLANRANRHGLIAGATGTGKTITLKVIAEAFSDMGVPVFLPDVKGDLCSFAEKGEANQKINERLGLLGLSEFEFKSYPIRLWSILKETGHPIRTTISEMGPLLLSKLLNLNEVQAGVLNIAFRVADEDGLLLLDIKDLKSILVYIGENSKDLKLKYGNISDSSIGAIQRALLILEGEGAENFFAEPALEIADFFKLTSDGRGYINVLNSTSLYQRPNLYSTFLLWFLSELYENLPEAGDTEKPKIVFFFDEAHLLFNNLSSVLIEKIETMIRLIRSKGVAVFFVTQNPADLPESILSQLGNKFQHALRAFTPKDQKAIKLSAETFRSNPKFDTAKVLTELKTGEALVSLLQEDGSPSVSQRVLIAPPKSKIGTVGEAKLKAIVEESPLLYKYKDIIDRESAYEILTGRFEEKKLVAERELEEKRLTKEAAAKAKEEAALIRAENARIRAENARRRLEESQNKKQRSEAGRLGRVLVDSMTRTVGREITRGVFGSIKKMFK; this comes from the coding sequence ATGGAAAAAGGTATTTTTATCGGAGTAGGAGAGAACAGGGTAGAGCTTTTGGCTAATCGTGCAAATAGGCACGGCCTCATTGCCGGGGCTACGGGAACAGGAAAGACTATTACCTTAAAGGTAATTGCAGAGGCTTTTAGCGACATGGGTGTTCCCGTTTTTTTGCCCGATGTAAAGGGAGACTTATGCAGTTTTGCCGAAAAGGGCGAGGCTAATCAAAAAATAAACGAAAGACTTGGCCTTTTGGGGCTTTCCGAATTCGAGTTTAAATCCTATCCTATACGCCTTTGGAGTATCTTAAAAGAAACCGGTCATCCCATCCGCACTACCATATCTGAGATGGGGCCCCTTCTTCTATCCAAACTTTTAAATTTAAACGAGGTTCAAGCAGGTGTTCTAAACATTGCCTTTAGAGTAGCAGATGAGGATGGATTACTCCTTTTGGATATAAAAGACCTAAAATCGATCTTGGTTTATATAGGCGAAAACAGCAAAGATTTAAAGCTTAAATACGGCAATATTTCCGATTCTTCTATAGGAGCAATTCAACGGGCTCTCCTCATTTTGGAAGGAGAGGGTGCCGAGAATTTTTTTGCAGAGCCTGCCTTGGAAATTGCCGATTTTTTTAAGCTTACCTCGGACGGGAGGGGCTATATAAACGTTTTAAATTCTACGAGCCTCTATCAAAGGCCAAATCTTTACTCGACATTTTTGCTTTGGTTTTTGTCCGAGCTTTATGAAAATCTCCCTGAAGCCGGAGACACGGAAAAACCGAAAATCGTTTTCTTTTTTGATGAAGCTCATCTTCTTTTTAATAATTTATCTTCAGTCCTCATCGAAAAGATAGAGACCATGATCAGACTTATCCGCTCAAAGGGTGTTGCCGTTTTTTTTGTTACGCAAAATCCTGCCGATTTGCCTGAAAGTATTTTAAGCCAGTTAGGAAATAAATTTCAACATGCTCTCAGGGCATTTACTCCCAAGGACCAAAAGGCCATAAAGCTTTCGGCCGAAACTTTCAGGTCTAATCCTAAATTCGATACGGCTAAGGTTCTTACAGAGCTTAAAACTGGTGAAGCCCTTGTTTCCCTCTTACAGGAAGACGGAAGTCCATCTGTAAGTCAAAGGGTTCTGATAGCTCCTCCTAAGAGTAAGATAGGAACTGTAGGGGAGGCAAAACTTAAAGCTATTGTTGAAGAGTCTCCCCTTCTTTATAAGTACAAGGATATAATCGACAGGGAATCCGCCTATGAAATTCTTACGGGCCGGTTTGAAGAAAAGAAGCTTGTTGCCGAAAGAGAACTTGAAGAAAAACGTCTTACCAAGGAGGCTGCTGCAAAGGCAAAAGAAGAGGCTGCCTTAATCAGGGCCGAGAATGCCCGAATACGGGCAGAAAATGCAAGGCGCCGTTTGGAAGAGAGTCAAAATAAAAAACAAAGAAGCGAGGCAGGAAGGCTGGGCCGTGTCTTGGTTGACAGCATGACCCGTACGGTAGGCAGAGAAATTACCCGCGGAGTTTTCGGTTCTATAAAAAAGATGTTTAAGTAG
- the lepB gene encoding signal peptidase I, which translates to MFKKTKRKLLYFVCFIFFFAFIKSCVFDVKKVSGPSMEPSLKDGDCVFIFKAAYGIKHPLKNKYIFRWSRPKSGDIIVYRKDGHFTVKRCVGISEEPIEFSKKLGYNYDYSMKVSGKDIPLTAIQFRNLGGMSDEEKVRVPAGYVLALGDNLKESHDSRDYGFGLVDGIYGKVFIWKK; encoded by the coding sequence GTGTTTAAAAAAACTAAAAGAAAACTCCTTTATTTTGTTTGCTTTATATTTTTTTTTGCTTTTATCAAGTCTTGTGTCTTTGATGTAAAGAAGGTTTCCGGCCCTTCTATGGAGCCTTCTTTAAAGGACGGGGACTGTGTATTTATTTTTAAAGCTGCCTACGGTATAAAGCATCCTTTAAAAAATAAGTATATTTTCCGTTGGTCAAGACCTAAAAGCGGCGATATAATCGTGTACCGAAAAGACGGGCATTTTACCGTAAAAAGATGCGTAGGTATTTCGGAAGAACCTATAGAATTTTCTAAAAAATTAGGGTACAATTACGATTATTCGATGAAGGTTTCCGGAAAAGATATACCCTTGACGGCTATACAATTCCGCAATTTAGGCGGTATGTCCGATGAAGAAAAGGTGCGGGTTCCGGCGGGCTATGTTTTAGCCTTGGGAGATAATCTAAAAGAGTCTCATGATTCCCGCGATTACGGTTTTGGCCTCGTTGACGGTATTTACGGTAAGGTTTTTATATGGAAGAAGTAG